The genomic interval TGCAAAAAGAAGGATGTCCAGGAAGTCCAAATTTCTCTTTTCCTTGACTTGTTCCATTTGCTTCACTGTCTTTAatgtttcctttctctttcGTATAACTTCCGCTTCAGGAAGAAAAAGCAATACTTCAGTATTTGCAGACGTGCGATATGCAAAATGTTGTGCATCACTACTATTAATACTGGTAGCTGATTCAGATGTGACTAATCAAGTCAAGCGTCCTGAGTTTACCTGTATGGCTGTGGGCCACCCTGCATACTTTCCGATGTTTGAAGCCATGTGGGCTGAGTGCGAAAATGAGGTCATTGTGATACGGAAAGGTCCTGAACCGAAGATTAATCAGATCACTGAGCTCATACACTGCTTTGATGTATGTATTTGTTCCACTGAAATAAGCAAGGCGAAGGGTTAGTTACATTTACTACGTTTTCTCCACTCATGATTGAGATAGATGAAGAGCTGTTTGATGATTCATATTGACACAATTGAAGTTATGGGTCATGACACACTGTGAAGCTACTTAGATGAGCAGGAAATCATTTCAACTCAAGAAGAGGGACATCAAGTTGTTATGACCTACTACCAGATATCATGATAAACGTTATGAACTCACTTATCAGTCTGGCAGTTACTGTCGTAGCTGAATGCGCATTTCATGATGCTGTCGAGTGTCATGAGGCTCACTTGTTGAAACAATTCAAAGGATTCTCCAGTTTTTGCGAAATGTTCCCATTTGTCCTGTCAACAAACGAGGGAACAGGTGAAAGGTCTCAGCAAGAGATGGAAAAAAAGACTCCAACACACTCACCCAATGCTGTTACACTGATTTACACTTATATTAGCATCTTTCTGTTACATACCAACATAGTTTTAGTAGAGTCCGACATCAGTTTTACGTAAGGTTTGAGAATATCATAATGGAAACCCGGCGTCAGAAGCCTTCTGTGCCGATACCACTTCTGACCATTTGACACCAACAAACCTTCCCCTAAAGACCGTGATGTACCACATGTGTTAATCAGTAAAGACATAGAAAACATGATTCTGCAAAAAGCCAGAAAGTGCTGTAGAACAAAGTTAAAGAGTCGTACCAATCCAAGACTCAATAAACTTATAAGCATATTCATCTTTTggtgctgcaaaaaaaaaaaagaatcaaagaatCAGACATTTCTTACGCTGAGCTTGGTTGCAGGGCTACAGTATATGTAGCTCATCAGCATTTTAAATGCTCAAGgatttatatttaaacaagcTTAAAAGTGACTGTGTTCACCCACCTGTTGATGACAGTAAAGTTTTCACATAATCTGGATGGTGAATttgaaggaaacaaacaaatggacCGAACCAAATTGGGAAAGCATAAGGGTACTGTTTTCCTAACTCGATAATCCTGTCTAAATCTTTCCCATCTTGTTTAAACTGAAAGAAACATTAAAAGACAAGAATCTTGATTCATTGTTTGAAACATGTAGTTTTTCTTTTGAAACATGTGTTTATTAATGAATCAGTGAATGAAGTGTGCATCTATGCAGGTCAGTGAAGTAATTACAACAGTGAAGTGAAGTCTTAATTGATAGTGGCTTATTATTGAAATAGATGCAATTGGTTAGTACAAAGTAAAAcacctgaacaaacacacaacgtaACCataacagctactgtacagtttgAACCAATCAGGTTCAGTAACAGTAGTACATTGCGGTATATTGTAGTATCATAGTGATGGGTGGTCCCGTCTAATTACCTCTAAAACGTTCCCAGCCAGCCAGTGCGGCGGCGGGCCTGGAAAAGCGTCCATGTTCCGCAGTGACACCCGTCGTTTCTCCAGCAGCATCGCCACTTTATAAACCACAGCGACCAGACACAGCGCAGCGAACCACACGTGCAGCTGGACGCTCGCGAACGCTTCTATCAACGCCATCCCGCAGactgctgcgctgcgctgcagaAGAGCCGACCTGCACTGAACCCGACGAGAGGCCACCTGCCTGTAGGTGAAGTAAACTTTAGATGGGTCGTGACGTCATCACACTTGGGGAACCTGTCTATTAAATGAGGGAACAGGAGCCAGGACGTGGTGACAGTTAACTTGGCAGCTTTGAGATTCACAATTTATTTGTAAATGATAAAACTAGAAGGAGTTGAAGGTCAGGCTGGCTACATGTTGTATGCGCAGTCTTGCATTTAATTCAGTGAAATGCTGCTTAATTACATTCAGTTTGAaatgcagtgttttattgtttgcgTAAATCTGCTTAAATTAAGTATATTAGTCGTTTCTGTAATCTTTTGATTAGATACAGGAGGACAAGTTGCTGAGACGGCTCAGAAGCTCAGAAAACTGGGTGTCACCAGTCTTCACTTGAAAACGGTTCCAAACTGCTGAGACAGAATGACCCCACATGTCTTTTGTATCTCTCTAATTGGATGCACTGGGGTCAGCTAACACTAAAACGACTtgaattgtattattaattttattttattattgagCATACTTCCATTAATCTAAACGCAATAGACAAAATCGATTTAAACCAATTCAATTTAACAGCATAAACTACAAAAACCTATTTAATAGTCTATTTAAAATTTCCAGTAACAAAGAAAACATTGTAACATAATAAGATTTCATCAGTTTAATAAAAAGTTGATTCAATGGGAAAAATAATCATGAGAGATTTGTCTAAATTATAGATTGACTATATATGTCATCagttacaaataaaaacactaagcATGAGTCATCTTACACTTATGTGATTTACCTGAGTCACAGTTTTCATGATATGTAAATTTGTCTTAGCCAATAAAGTGCTAAAGCCTGAATGTGAGAAAATTATATTATAAGAAGTGAAACAATTTCAGATAAACAGAAGGTTAAAGGTGAATTAACAGTATCAGTGAAGGTGAGACAATCAGTTAGTTTAACATATTACTGATGCCCATTGCCTGACATGAAAGTATGATGAATAAATGCCACACCAGCAGAACATAGCGTGGGTGATCCTTCCTCTGCATTGGCTGCTGGGCCACTTCCGATGTGTCAACATAGATTTAGCTGTTGTTGTACACCACATTTCACAGCTTCGGCAGTGATGCAGTCTGATCTGAGTGAGAACAAGCATATTACAATAACCACAGACCAAGTGAGACGTTGAAACGTAAGCGCCTCGATTATGGTATTAAaagcttttacttttttaattatAGTCTGGAACTCATCCATTTTCACTTCTGCAAACAGTAAGTAGCTGTTTAAAATATGAGTACCGGTACTTTactgttttaaatgaaactCTAAATTTCACAGTTTAAAAATGATATTTTAACAGATATTTATCAACTTCATTTTTTGCTGGGGTGTCGAGCGGAAATACCATGCCAACATAAGAAAAGTGACTCAAACTCTTTCAAATGGTTTTACAAGAAGGACGAACACAGTAAATGTATTCAGATATTTTTTGAAGACAAGCACGGACTGAAGCACCATAATCCCTCTCATCCTTCGGGAAGCATCACACATGATCGTTCTTTTGTTATCAATGAATTCACGGAGGACGATCAGGGCCTCTACAGGTGTGACAGTTGTTACAACAAGAACTGCAAGACTGGACAGTTCATCAGAGTAATAAAAGGTTTGAAACAAACTGGATTATTTGATAAGACACATTTGAAATATCAAAATATGTACACTGATAATGTTTCTCTTATTTAtctctttttttatattcagcAAATTTGAGTGAAACTCATGAGACAGTTTACGTGACTGCAGGCAGTAGTTTTACATATTCATGTCCAGGTGGATTTGACAACTATAATGGGACTTTTCATACCAGTTATACAAGTGCTCTTGGCGCCACTGCAGTGAGTCCGGAAACAGATTATTTGACTTTCAGCGGACCTATACAGATTGAAAATGTCAGAAGAGCAGATGCAGGGAAATATACTTTCTGGGTAAATAAATGCAATGGACTCAAACTGAAGATATGCACTCTCAACTTGTGTGTAATCACAGGTACTAAAAGAAAAATTACTGGTAAAATGTATTACAGAAGTATCTTATGTATGCTaaagtttctttttttgctgttttacagtacatcacagtgggaaCTCATCTGTTTCTTGCGATGTGATGTGTCAGGTTGAATATAGTTACATCAGAGCAGACAACGCATCAACTAATTTGACAGGCACACAAACTATACCTGTGCATGTGAATCCACACGGGCCTTTGAATTGTAGCACACAGCGGATGATGCTTCATGATACTTACACTACAGTTAAAACTCACGCAAAATCAAATGCTTCAGTCAAAACCACAGGTGAGTGTTTTCATGAGTGTTTGTGTAAGTTACTCCATGACCCATGTCAAAgaaatattattgttattattacagtatgtttgtttttggtcTTTAGGTACAAATACACAGCATGAGTCTCTGACAGCAATTATTTATGGAACATCAGCAACTATTACAAGTCTAATTTTACTGGCCCTTTTTATTTGCTACTTCAGACTAAGAGTGCGAGCAGGTAGGATATGCCTTAATTTAGAACTTCCTGTTTAAAGTGGTTGCCTGCTTTGATGCATATAGTACGTCACGTGGTTTACAGTATTTGAGACGTGTTTATGTGTTCCTGTtgattttgtttctgtttctgtgtctctaAAGGTATTTCTGATCATTCTACGGGCTCTGACAATAATGACATGGTAGGTACTGTACAAAGGTGATTGCAATGAAGATatatatgtaatgtaatgtaacctAATGCTAGCTCTATGTAGCATGTGATAAGGTGTACTGTGTTCAGTAAGAATTTAACTTCTTTCTGCAGGTGGAAGAAGAGACTTCAATAGTTTATTCATTAGTTGCTTTCACAACACCTGCCAAGACGACAAACAGTAACTTGGGTTCCAATGACTGTGTTTATAGTGAAATAAGAGTATAAACATTTCAGCCTTAAAAGATGCAGTCCATTAAGAGCACTGTTATATTGGAAAATGTCATCTTGATTGgtattataaaataatagtGGTAAAGTGAAAGTACTCTAAATAAAGGtaattgatttgtttatttctttccatTGTTATAATCTCCTCTCACCCAATATGAGTGAAAATACATAAACCAATTTAAGCTTTCTGTAATCTATATAAAAAGCTGTTTGATCAAAGACATAGGCTCTGTTAGATTATTAACAGACAAACGggacaaaacacatgtaaacgCAGAAAATACGGGCTAAGAACTAAATATGAAGGGAGACTCCCATGGCAGTTCGCTAAAGAAGACTTGTTGCTAGGTAAAAAGAGTTTTTTTTCATAGAATCTCGTTTTAGAGAGAACATTGCGTGTTCGTACCACATTACTGGCGCTATTACGAGGGGAACGACTGTCCTCCGGTAGATGGCTATAATGCGTCTCAGAGTCAGAAGGTAAGGCTAGCATAAAAACACTCGAGGAAGTAAAACAGGACGCTTGTAGTTAATGCACCACATGCGAGTTTGGTACTTTTCGCAGAACTAACGAAGCATAATGTTTTCTTTAAACAAGCAATAATACATTTGCTTGTGTCGTCCCATTTAGCTAATTATCGTACTGTTAAAACGCTTAGCAAGGAATTACGTTTGAGGAACTGGGTCTAATtcggctaacgctagctagctcTGAGCTAACTAGACGGGTAGCTACGCTTGTTAGCCTTCTGCTTATTGAACAATCTCCATTGAGATTTTCCGTTTATCAACTTTTACTGTAGAGGCTCTACCGAAGACTCTTCAACTCCCTCAACATGTGAGTATTTGTGGTATTTTTGGTAACGCTAGCGTTGATTAATCAAACGAGTTAGTCAATTAGCTAACTGTCTACATTTAGCATATAACATTTAGTGCAACTGTTGTTGCTAGGTAACATGCTAGCTTAGCTATGACAACGCAGTGGGCTAACAGGTAGCTTGATGCTAATAACGGTCCCCTCTTCAGTTTCAAAAGAGCAACAGTGCATAAGAAAAGATGGAGGCTCCACCTGTCACTGTGATGCCAGTCACTGGAGGAACTATCAATATGATGGAATACCTGCTACAAGGTAAGATAAGTCGGTTACTCGATATAGAGCTAACAGCTAACTACAGTACTAGctaagaggaggaggaagaagaagaaatcctAAAAAGCTAATTAGCGTATAATAATACTACTAACTGGTCgtaacagctacagtatatgttatGTTGCTGCACTGAATTAAGTtggatttttttaatgtttgacaCTGGAGGGATACTTAACTCCTAACGTGTATATTTACTGCAATATGTCATGTTAGACAGGATAATTTTGCTTAGATAAACAGTAAATACAAGGCACATGCTTTGTATTATCTTTGGTGCAAGCCACATCAATACGAAATATTAGTGTTTACATTAAAAGGCATCAAACAAGctattttctattattatttgtaaatgCTGTGGTATGTATGACTGTGTTCATACTAGCAATTGTGTGGATTATAGAGGGGTGACACATGTTAGGTACACTGGTTTAAAACAGAAGTTATTGTGCATTCATAATTGTGTACCTGTTTCCCCCTTAAAAAAATAGGCAGTGTGTTGGACCAAGCTCTGGAAAGCCTCTTACATCGCCTCCGAGGTCTGTGTGACAACATGGAACCTGAGACCTTTACAGATCACGAGCTGGTTTACCTTTTAAAAGGCCAACAAGGCAACCCTTTCATTCTGCGTGCCAGGCGCTCCCTCTCCCATCCCACGGCTCCATGGCATCTGCGCTACCTGGGCCAACCCGAAGTGGGGGATAAGAGCCGCCACGCCCTTGTACGCAACTGTGTTGACGTGGCCGCCTCCCACAGCCTGCCGGAATTCCTGAATGAGATGGGCTTCCGCATGGACCATGAGTTTGTTGCTAATGGACATATATTTCGCAAAGGTGCAATGAAAATTGTAGTAAGCAAGTTGTCACGGATCCTGGTACCAGGGAACACCGAGAATACAGAGCGTTTATCACTTTCCTATTTGGTGGAGTTGAGTGTGTTGGCTCCAGCTGGCCAGGACACTGTTTCAGAGGACATGCGCAACTTTGCTGAGCAGCTAAAGCCGTTAGTGCAGCTGGAGAAGATTGACCCAAGCAAGCAGAGACATTAAAAGCATAATTAAGGGTGTCTTTGAATGCCATGGACtttctttagtgtgtgtgtttgcttttttacgAACGTTTCTCCTGTCAGCACATATTGTATGGTTTATTAATGGTGTGAAAGGTAAATTGTCATACTATAATCTTATCTCtctgtaaaatgtaatgtttaaatAGGAACTTTCATCTCTAAAAACTTCGAGGTTTTCTACTGAAATAGATTATCTTGTCAATACACTTCTGATTTTATTAACCATTTTAATCCACTAGGGGTCTCTGTTGCTCCTTGTAACTCGGTCTCAGAACAAACTGAACTACCTTAGATCATCTACAGGAGctgtggttgccatggaaataATTAGCTGTGAGATCtgcaccccccacacacactctaattAGCTTTCTCAATTGCTTAATGATACATAGACCTGTGAAAgcctttctttcttcccttcaACAAAAGCATTGAttttccctctcttcctctctcatttCTGCTGTTAACCCATTAGTGCCTCTTTCATGGGAACTTGAGCTGGGACTATTACACATGAAAGCACTACAGCTGCCTCAGGTTTTTCACTCTTCATGCTGAAATCTAACATTGCCTGTATGCTACTGTGGCTACATGGACAATATGCTGTGCAGACTGAAGTAACTGATGCACATCCTGTCAGTTATGATAATAGTGCAGGTAATAAGGCATGAGTGCTTCTAATAATATCCCTACAGGAAGATGCATTTGCAGGGGTTGCAATGTAAAGTGACCATGTGCATGTTTGAATCAAGAGCTTGAGACTGTCTCAGTACATTGACCTACCTGTGTATCAACACTGGTGAGAGTAAGCATGCAGGAGTAAAGGTGACAAGACACTGCTTCCACTTACATTTGGTTCAACTTGAGAACTTCTTTTGACAATACTCTTTAACTCTAGGGTATTTTTCTGACACTTTGTATTATAATGGCAAATTATTTAGTTCCCAAATTGAACCTAATTCTAAGTTTTGTTACTGTGCACATGATGTTGCCCTCATTGAGACAGAATTATCTGATAGAGACAGTTTTATGTTGCAGCAAGTAGAAGCAGACGACTGGCCCTTAGGAGTAAAGCATGATATTTCAACTCTGAGTAAATTATGTATTGAAGAGGCAGATGCTTTCTTGCCCAAGGCTTTATACGTCCAGCATGGATAGACTACAGTCTGCTGGCTTTCTTCCACTTAAACTTGTGTTTAGCACAGTGCTCTTTGGTGATGAGCTGGACTCCCACTGCACCTCCACTCCACATTGCCTGGAGAAGAGAGGCATAGCTTGGCTAATCAGTGTCTTGGCATCAGGCCTACTCGGCTATTGTGGATGTAGCCAACCACTGACTTGCGCAAGTGAGGATTGAACTTTTTGCCAGAAGCCATATGATATGTTGTAGCATTTATTTCAAGAAATTGAGACCAGAGTGACATCCTCTTTCAACCCACACATGCAACCATGATCAAGTCTGTAAATAGGGTTTAATAGTGTTAAAACATATCATCTTTGATGATCTTTGTGATCTTTCAACTGATCAAGTTTTATTATGGTAaagtttaatagtttaatatctCGAGTCATTTTCTCAAATAGTTAGATTTAATTTTACTGTTTAATCATatagtttaccagcttcagtttTTGAAAACTGCATATGGTTCACTTTGAATGTAATTCATTTTGAAAACAAGATCTATCTACTGCTGCATATTATTCAATTAATGTTTAGTCTTTAAAGCAAATGAACATTCACAAATGTTCAAAGGTGCCCCGGTGCACAAGGTACGGCAATATCAGGTTGCTTGTTGTTTTATCCAAATACTAAAATTTTAAGTTTAAACTGCAACAGAAAGGAGTTCACATACATTTCAGCTATTGTTATACTGTAGACACCTGTTGATATTAGGTACACTGTACTAGTAGACTGCAGTGTCCCATCTATGGATGTGGATGTGGGTTTTTAGAGTCAGTGCCACAAGGATTCCTGCTCTGTCATGTCAGTGCTGTagaattaaaatgtatttgacaTCAGTTTGTGATAAAACAATTAAGCCTGCTGTACGTTTTGTTataaaaacagctcacaatgaTTTTCCTCTTTGGACCAATAGgttgttctgtgtttttaatgtaattaattGGTTAAGGCAGATAGTGTTAATCATATTTCGTTAGACCTCTGAAACAGGGATAAAAGCCATTACCTGTACCCTGCTTGCATTTCCATTCAACAACACGGTCTTAATTAAAAGTCTTGGCTCCAATTGTATCTGCTGCCTCTGAACATAATGTTCATAGTTGGCAGCACATTTGCCAAGATGCCACAGAAAGCTGGTTCTTGCTCAGGGCAGGAAGTTTTTAAGTCAGCCTACTTTGTGCCAGTGCCACAAAGGGGTGAAATCCAAGCTTTGCCGACTCAGAAACATTCCTCATTCTTGGATTTGAGCCCTCTCCTTCCTGTGTCATTGGGAGCCCATATGCTTGTTAGAGAGTGTGGGCTGTTTGCAGAGGAGAACCAGGGAAGGTGTTTTCCCAGACAGACATCGATCTCCAAAGCACGTCCTTGCTGTTTCTCCCGTTGTCTCAGGGTTGGAATGGGGCGCAGGGATAAATCTCACCAACATCACCACCAGCTTGCCAGAGATGGCTAAAGAGATGAGGAAAATTCCAGAGAACTTTTTTTTAGCATGCAAATTGACAGACACAAAGCTTTGCCTTGTTGTTGATGTGCTGCACTGCTTGTGGCTGGCTGAGGTGATTACTGCTGTGCAGAACATGCTGTTCCAGGATCAGCCACTCAGAGCCTGAAGCCAGCCAGCCTCTGGAATGTCTGGTATGGGGACAGAGCAGCAGTCGGCCTGGAAgggaccaaacacacacagttctaaACTCGTGCTTCCTCCTAGCTGTTTGTCTCTCTAGACATTCAGTCCTGCAGGGAACCTCTGGAtcttttttatctttgtgtgtgtaatctGAGTTGTTACCATAATCATGTTACTAGTGAATTTTGTTAGCTTCAAGAACACACACTGTGCCGCAAATCTAAATATACAGCATTGAGCTTTTTGGCGTATGATGAACATGTACAATTTCCCAATCGtcaaaaaaagcaataaaattaGTGGACTTTTCCTGCATGGCATTTTAACCAGGATCCCACTGATGTTCCACATTAAGTCATTCCATGACACACTGTATGACACATCCTCCCTCGTTCAAAAGTGTTCTATTTTTGACACGCAGTTCTCGAACTCGTGCATGTGAGAGTGCGCAGTGTGGGCATGTTTGGTGATTAAAGCAGAGCTTCGGTGCACGCAGGCTTTGCATTAGAAAGGGTGGGGTCCTCAGAAACTGCACGCAGCCGCCTCCCTGTTCACGCTCACGACCAACGCGCCTTCTCTTAGTTAGTGAAACAAGGTAACGACTTATTATTCAGCGGATGACCATTTTCAGCAAACCCACAGGTCACACCGATTACTCACGGGCGATTAAAATACGCGTGGAATAACAGCCTAActcgcgtgtgcgtgcgtaaaaGTAGGACTGTCTGTAGAAGTATGAGTCATAACGTCGCGGCCGCAGCAGAACAGGTGTAAATGGGAACCACGCCGTCGTCGTAAACTCTGAATCGTTTCTGAGTGAACGCGTCTAAGAGAATTTTAGGTAAATAAACAGCCAATGGGAACAGAGCACCTGAGACCGTGGCCGCCCTGCCGTCTATTTTTGGGAGGGGCAGCGGGATGAGGGGCGGAATCCCCCCCCCGGTCAGTGTCGCTGAATTACGCACACTGCTTCGACTGAGGCTGTGCTCGCCGGAACAGCCTCTCCGCCGCTGTGGCTTGGCAAATGCGATTTGcgatgatgatttttttttatccccaCTTTGGTTGGAGCAGAAATGATTTTTGACTCTGGCCTCTGAAAAAGCCCCATTTCACCTCACTCCTCCCAGATTAAAATCTAGGGTTACCTAATCTCGCTTAATCTGCACTAAAGCTGTCTAATCGGCAAAGAAAATTACACTCGCTGAGGTCTCGCCCGCAAATAATCAGCAGAGGTGAAACCTCCGCGCCGCGACGTCTCCCTGGAGGGAATTTGGACGCTGCACGCGGCGCATGGGACAATTTGTCACGCAGAAAGTCAAGCAGCGTATTTCTAAAAGACAAAAGCCCACGTCGAGATTGCGCAGGAATTTCCCCATGCGCGCGTTTCACGTTGCCTCGGGTTTGGAGGCAGGCGCACAAAGCGCTCCGCCAAAACATATTTATGCAGAGTTTTGATTACGAATTTGAGTTCCGTCCTCTCTCCTCATAACAGAGGTTGTGGTAAGAGAGCGGGGAAGAGGTCGGGATTTCGCTGTAATCACGTTCGGAGAGTAGGCTATTGATTTCGTGAGCACACTCCAATTGGCAGCATCTCTACTACAGCGCCGGCGCGTCATCCTCGAACATGTGTGGgatctgagggagagagagagtgagaaaaggCAAGGGGAAAGAAGGGAGCGAGCAAGAGGAGGTGTGATAAAAGCCAATTTTATCGTCCTCGCAAGTGGATACAAGATTTGATCGTTGGactattttttctttttctttttcagactGGGAATTTATCGATTCGCCACATACGCACGCCTCTTCATTATAATTGCAGACAGTTGGGTGCTGTTCAGGCTGAATGGACTTGAATGTGCCGCTGCCAGCCTAATCCGTGCAGACTGGAAGATTTAATAATTCACGGTAATCACGCATTATCGCCTCGGTGGATGCTCTCTACGCAGCCCTGGTGATTTTTCCCGTCTCTTTCCCCATTCTTCCTGTCGTCTTTTGGAGGATTTATCGACGACTGGTTGCCAGAAACGGTTCTTATCTGAAATATCATCTGTTGCTGCAACTGGATTGAAAAGCCCCCACGATTGGCTCTGACACGCGTTTGAGACTGACTGTCTTGAGGTGATGTGGACTGTCAAATAAGACGCATCTCATTCCTCGTTTGGTATTTTACTTCAGGTAAAATGGACgacaaattattattacttttactaCTTCTCTTGTCTCTACACGCGAGACAGTGATTTTGCCTCTATCCAACATGATCCTTCTACTCCTTTGAATTGCCTCCTATTGATTCAGACTGTAAGATCAATCGCCGTATTACAAGGTGAATTTCACCATAAAGCGATATTAAAGACATCGGAGGTGTTCCCTCCCCTGCTCGTCGTTtgattgattccattttcaACTGAAGGGTAAATGTTGATGATGGAGGACGACGAATTGGACGCTCATCAGGTTGATTCGGATTTCGAGCCGCAGAGCCGGCCTCGCTCGTGCACCTGGCCGCTGCCTTGTCCGGAGGATTTCCCCGGTGAGCGCGAGGTCAGCGGGGGGCTCCCGCTGGCCAACATCAAGGTGGAACCGGAGGACGTTCCCGCTTGCAGAGCGGGGCTCGTGGGCGGAACGCCGGGGGAGCTGAAGCATCCGGCCGGCGCCCCGGCACCCACGGGCGCGACGCACCCATGCCTGGCTGGCGCGGCGCTCGATGTGACCGGACCGCTGCGCAAAGCCAAGTCCTCGCGGCGGAACGCGTGGGGGAACCAGTCCTACGCGGATCTCATTACGCGCGCCATCGAGAGCACCCCAGAAAAGAGACTCACGCTGTCACAGATATACGACTGGATGGTCCGCTACGTGCCCTATTTCAAGGATAAGGGCGACAGTAACAGCTCAGCTGGTTGGAAGGTAAGGAATAAGACACGCAGGCCAGCACGACGGTCCTGTGACGTGTTAATCAGAGTCcagtcataataataattgttattcCTATTCGCTAAACTATCTTGATCCGTGCACCCTTTGTGCCGTACACATGTCACTGTGGAATTCCGTGGCGGTTACGCATGAATGGTGCCATGCGTTATCTTGTCTTAGTTCATTACCGCCGTCAGTCATTCTAATAGATCATTGATGGCAGCATGTGATAGACTGGAGAGGAGACACTTGCAGCGTGTGTACGAGGCTGCGCTCGTTCCAGCTGCAGAGGAGATCATGATAGGCAGCGTCCGTAGTTGGACATGAAATCCGATTACCGCGACAGAACCACAGTGTTCAATGATTCATCTCCATATGCGCCTCAAAACCTGCCGGAGGATGGAATGAAGCGTCCGGTGCATGTGTGTTCAAACAGGTGCACTCTTGTCCCTTTTAAACACATCAACAGCGTGGCACTTGTAAGATCGTGGGTCAGCTGTCCACAATGTAAATATGCCAAGTGGTGTTGATAACTGACCACAGTCCACCACCGCTGCCTGCCTGGCTGAGAGCCTAGAGTAACAT from Betta splendens chromosome 16, fBetSpl5.4, whole genome shotgun sequence carries:
- the med18 gene encoding mediator of RNA polymerase II transcription subunit 18 encodes the protein MEAPPVTVMPVTGGTINMMEYLLQGSVLDQALESLLHRLRGLCDNMEPETFTDHELVYLLKGQQGNPFILRARRSLSHPTAPWHLRYLGQPEVGDKSRHALVRNCVDVAASHSLPEFLNEMGFRMDHEFVANGHIFRKGAMKIVVSKLSRILVPGNTENTERLSLSYLVELSVLAPAGQDTVSEDMRNFAEQLKPLVQLEKIDPSKQRH
- the LOC114843464 gene encoding uncharacterized protein LOC114843464; its protein translation is MVLKAFTFLIIVWNSSIFTSANNIYQLHFLLGCRAEIPCQHKKSDSNSFKWFYKKDEHSKCIQIFFEDKHGLKHHNPSHPSGSITHDRSFVINEFTEDDQGLYRCDSCYNKNCKTGQFIRVIKANLSETHETVYVTAGSSFTYSCPGGFDNYNGTFHTSYTSALGATAVSPETDYLTFSGPIQIENVRRADAGKYTFWVNKCNGLKLKICTLNLCVITVHHSGNSSVSCDVMCQVEYSYIRADNASTNLTGTQTIPVHVNPHGPLNCSTQRMMLHDTYTTVKTHAKSNASVKTTGTNTQHESLTAIIYGTSATITSLILLALFICYFRLRVRAGISDHSTGSDNNDMVEEETSIVYSLVAFTTPAKTTNSNLGSNDCVYSEIRV
- the LOC114843438 gene encoding cytochrome P450 4B1-like — protein: MALIEAFASVQLHVWFAALCLVAVVYKVAMLLEKRRVSLRNMDAFPGPPPHWLAGNVLEFKQDGKDLDRIIELGKQYPYAFPIWFGPFVCFLQIHHPDYVKTLLSSTAPKDEYAYKFIESWIGEGLLVSNGQKWYRHRRLLTPGFHYDILKPYVKLMSDSTKTMLDKWEHFAKTGESFELFQQVSLMTLDSIMKCAFSYDSNCQTDNGTNTYIKAVYELSDLINLRFRTFPYHNDLIFALSPHGFKHRKVCRVAHSHTAEVIRKRKETLKTVKQMEQVKEKRNLDFLDILLFAKYENQQGLSDEDLRAEVDTFMFEGHDTTASGMSFILYSLACHPEHQRICRNEIMEVLDGKDTMDWEDLNKIPYTTMCIKESLRLYPPVPVISRTITKPVTFFDGRSVPEGSHIGVSVYGIHRNATVWENPDVFDPLRFLPENVSKRCPHAFVPFAAGPRNCIGQNFAMNEMKIATALTLKKYELIEDPTRKPKIIPKLVLRSINGIHIKIKPIEP